The sequence GCCCACGGCCATGATGACGGCGTCAGTGTTGTAGAAGCTGGCGATCATCCCCACCATGTAGGACAGGCTGACGGTCAGGAtggactggggggggggcacagacaACGCGTCAGCcgggccctgccagcccccctgcccctcacCCCCCTGGGAAGGTGCTGCCTGCGCTGGGCTCTGCTGTTTCGGGACAGACCCCGCGCTGCCCAGACCATGCTGGATGAGCCCCGCTCCAGGTCGGTCCCGTCCCGCAgcgggcaggctgcagggcccCGCAACTTCCCGGGGTGTTGGGGAAACCTCGAGGCACCAgcgagctgctccctgccccacaaGCTGCTCCGGGCCCCATGAGCTCCTCTCTCTGAGCCCCATGGGCTCCTCTCAGCCCCATGAGCTCCCCCCTCTCCGCCCCATAAGCTGCCCTCAGCCCCACAAGCTGCTCTCTCAGCCCCACAGGCTGCTCTCAGCCCCATAAGATGCTCTCTCAGCCCCATAAGATGCTCTCAGCCCTATAAGTTGTTCTCTCAGCCCCATGAGCTGCTCTTGCAGCCCCACAAGCTGCTCTCACTGCCCCATAAGATGCTCTCTCAGCCCCATAAGATGCTCTCTCAGCCCCATAAGTTGCTCTCTCGGCCCCATAAGATGCTCTCAGCCCCATAAGCTGCTCTCTCAGCCCCACAAGCTGCTCTCCGCCCCCCACTTCCCGAGCCGTGGGGCCAGGCAGGCTCTCACCAGTGCCACCAGGTTCCAGGGGTGCTTGCGGCGGAAATCCCCGCAGCAGCTGAGCACGATGAGCGAGATGAAGAAGACGGCGTAGGAGATGTAGTAGGTCCAGACATTGCGCTGCACGAAGCCCTTCACGCCCTTGACGAAGGTGAACACGGCCACGAAGGCGAAGGTGACGctgagctgcaggctgagcaccAGGAACACCTGCGGGGACGGCACGGCTCACCACGGGGCGCCCCGGCCCCAAACCCcggccccccgcgccccccgcgccccctaCCTTGCGGATGAAGGCCTGCCGGATGCTCTTGTCGTCCCAGTGCGCCGAGGGGAAGTCCTGGTTGTCGTAGTAGGAGGGGGGCCCGTCCTCGTGGTAGGTGCTGTGcagaggggctgcggggagggggtgGGCGCTgagccggggcggggggggcgtGGGGCACGCGGTGCCGCCAGCCCCCGGGGCGGCCGCTCACCCACTCGGACGCCCGGTGCCCACGGTCCCCACGGTGCCCATGGTCCCCACGGGGCGCGGTGCGGCCACGCCGTGCCTGGCAGCGGtgggggagagcagagaggtggggggccgggggggctgagctctgctcccaccATGGCTAGGTAAAGGGGGGTCCCTCTTCTCCTTGGGGTGCCCCCCAAAACTGCTGGGCCCCCCTCCCACGGCCTGGGGGGCCCAAGCTCCTCTCCCCCCACAGTTAGCCACAGGGGGGTCCCTCCTCTcatggggtgctgggggtcccagccctTCTGTGCCCCCCTCCCATGGCTGGGGGGGCCAATCTCTGCTCCCCCCATGGCCAGCCAAAGCGGGGTCCCTC comes from Aythya fuligula isolate bAytFul2 chromosome 2, bAytFul2.pri, whole genome shotgun sequence and encodes:
- the GRINA gene encoding protein lifeguard 1 isoform X1, whose translation is MVGAELSPPGPPPLCSPPPLPGTAWPHRAPWGPWAPWGPWAPGVRVAPLHSTYHEDGPPSYYDNQDFPSAHWDDKSIRQAFIRKVFLVLSLQLSVTFAFVAVFTFVKGVKGFVQRNVWTYYISYAVFFISLIVLSCCGDFRRKHPWNLVALSILTVSLSYMVGMIASFYNTDAVIMAVGITVVVCFTVVIFSLQTKYDFTSCRGVLIICLVVLILFSILCIFIRNRIMDIIYASLGALLFTCFLAVDTQMILGNKQLALSPEEYVFAALNLYTDIINIFLYILAIIGRAKE